One Sanguibacter keddieii DSM 10542 genomic window carries:
- a CDS encoding NUDIX hydrolase — translation MRVDAPTTPPFRVRGATGVSDTATDKTPVIESAGALVWRVRDERLQVLLIHRPRYGDWSWPKGKLDPGETLPTAAAREVAEETGRPVTLGLPLPGLQYLTPDGAVKRVHYWAATTGAVAPALAARAPVPPVDPAEIDAKKWMDVDAARAALTRTADRIPLAALVAEHEKGRLATTALVIARHGKAQGRSSWHGTETDRPLTPTGHAQSAALVPVLAAFGISTVVTSRWRRCSETMAPYARAAWLDTESNEHLTESDHERSPGRVAAVVRSLLESAEPTVLCTHRPVLPTVLDVLGQHSRRSVASALPTKDPFLEPGEMLVTHVTQTAKGPRVVGVEHVRPPLH, via the coding sequence ATGAGGGTCGACGCCCCGACGACCCCTCCGTTCCGGGTCCGTGGGGCCACCGGCGTGAGCGACACGGCGACGGACAAGACACCGGTCATCGAGTCGGCCGGGGCGCTCGTCTGGCGGGTCCGCGACGAGCGGCTCCAGGTGCTGCTGATCCACCGGCCGCGCTACGGCGACTGGTCGTGGCCCAAGGGCAAGCTCGACCCGGGCGAGACGCTGCCGACGGCCGCGGCCCGCGAGGTCGCCGAGGAGACCGGGCGCCCCGTGACCCTCGGCCTGCCGCTGCCCGGCCTGCAGTACCTGACCCCGGACGGCGCCGTGAAGCGCGTGCACTACTGGGCGGCGACGACGGGGGCGGTGGCCCCGGCCCTCGCGGCCCGCGCCCCGGTGCCCCCGGTCGACCCGGCTGAGATCGACGCCAAGAAGTGGATGGACGTCGACGCCGCCCGGGCGGCACTGACGCGCACCGCCGACCGCATCCCCCTCGCGGCGCTCGTCGCCGAGCACGAGAAGGGTCGGCTGGCGACGACGGCGCTGGTCATCGCGCGGCACGGCAAGGCACAGGGCAGGTCCTCGTGGCACGGGACGGAGACGGACCGGCCGCTCACGCCCACCGGGCACGCGCAGTCCGCGGCGCTCGTCCCGGTGCTGGCCGCCTTCGGGATCAGCACGGTCGTCACCAGCCGGTGGCGACGCTGCTCGGAGACCATGGCGCCCTACGCACGGGCGGCGTGGCTCGACACCGAGTCGAACGAGCACCTCACGGAGAGCGACCACGAGCGCTCGCCGGGCCGCGTCGCGGCCGTGGTCCGGTCGCTGCTCGAGTCGGCCGAGCCGACGGTGCTGTGCACGCACCGCCCGGTGCTGCCCACGGTCCTCGACGTCCTCGGGCAGCACTCGCGCCGCTCGGTCGCCTCCGCGCTGCCCACCAAGGACCCGTTCCTCGAGCCGGGCGAGATGCTCGTGACGCACGTGACCCAGACGGCCAAGGGCCCGCGCGTCGTCGGCGTGGAGCACGTCCGCCCGCCCCTGCACTAG
- a CDS encoding L-threonylcarbamoyladenylate synthase — MARYVDIHPQDPQPRLVAQVTEMLRDDALVVYPTDSSYAFGCSLNSHTGADRIRRIRHLDAKHHFTLVCADFAQLGQFVRLDNSAFRAIKSSTPGAYTFILPATKEVPRRFAHEKKKTVGVRIPDNPVALALVRALGAPLLSSTLLLPDSETQPTDGWQIKEELDHVVDVVVDGGDCGTEPTTVVDWSSGAPEVVRVGLGDPSRFE, encoded by the coding sequence ATGGCTCGATACGTCGACATCCACCCGCAGGACCCGCAGCCGCGCCTCGTCGCGCAGGTCACGGAGATGCTCCGCGACGACGCGCTGGTCGTCTACCCGACGGACTCCTCGTACGCCTTCGGGTGCTCTCTCAACAGCCACACGGGCGCGGACCGCATCCGCCGGATCCGGCACCTGGACGCCAAGCACCACTTCACGCTGGTGTGCGCGGACTTCGCGCAGCTGGGGCAGTTCGTGCGGCTCGACAACTCGGCCTTCCGTGCCATCAAGTCGTCGACGCCGGGGGCCTACACGTTCATCCTCCCGGCGACCAAGGAGGTGCCGCGCCGGTTCGCCCACGAGAAGAAGAAGACCGTCGGCGTGCGCATCCCCGACAACCCCGTCGCCCTCGCGCTCGTGCGCGCGCTCGGTGCACCGCTGCTGTCGAGCACGCTCTTGCTCCCGGACAGCGAGACGCAGCCGACCGACGGGTGGCAGATCAAGGAAGAGCTCGACCACGTCGTCGACGTCGTGGTCGACGGCGGCGACTGCGGCACCGAGCCGACGACGGTCGTGGACTGGTCGAGCGGTGCCCCCGAGGTCGTCCGGGTGGGTCTGGGAGACCCCAGCCGGTTCGAGTAG